The genomic DNA TATTGACAAAGGTGCAAAATGGAATGAGACACAATAGATGATGGAGATCATATGAAAACAGCTGTGAAAATAGTGCAATGACCAATCAGATTAGAgcatagaataaataaataaagtcatactGTGCAAACAGTATTATCAAAGGTGCATAATTGAGATATGAAGtatgatattatatgatatCATATGATAGCAAAATGTAacattgtaaaatgtaaatgtaatataaatgataaatgtacCTGTTTAAGACCTTAGTCTTAAACAGGTACATTTAACAAGACATTagtcatttacaaaaaaagaatatgatTGATGGAGATTTAACAGTATGATACTTATACTATGAGACACTAATAAGACCCTGCACCCCACATATTCCCATAcatacatgatatatatatatatatatatatatgtatgtatatatatatatatatatatatggatcaataaattaaatacatgaataaaataaatacaataagaaaGTTTGATTCGAATTATACACCTACTATCAAACGAGGGTCACAGTATAGGTCATCTCCAGATGCCTGCACAACGTGGGATAGATTAAAACCTTTACCTCAGCAGATTCTGAATTTACAATACAAGTGGATCATAATCAAACTTTGAAacaattttaacagaaaaaaaagatccaagatattcctttatttttaagtgtCTGTCCTTCAATTCAATCCCATCTGGTGTTGCCCCTAAGTCTCTGTGTTTGGCTGACCTGTGTCTTTCCTCCTTGACGTTCATCCAGTGCAGTATGCTGGATGGAGTCCAGGAGCTCGGGCATATAATCCCCCCCAGCATGCATCAAACACTTGCTTCCTCCGGAGCCAGATTGTTGTTGCCATGAGGACAGCGAAGCAACAGAGGAACCGAGTCGTTGCTTCACGCTTCCACTGGAGTCGAGACTCTGAAGATGGGAGGATGAAGATTTGCCGTGGCGGTACGTCGgtgtgtgtctgacagacaGATTATTCAGAGAGCAGAAAAAACTACACTTGCAATCATAGACAAAGGTGTGAAGATGGAGCCGTAACAATGACAAGACATTCACACCGAGGAgacagtgagtttttttttaattttttctactttacttATACATTGCTGCAGTTCTCTAAATCCTGcacattttttataatttattgtaTAGGGGAGCTGCTGTCAGCATCAATAATCCTACTCttaatattcatataaatagCTGCAGCAAAACATAAACTAAGACCTGAATAATGATATCTCATATATACAGTGGGAACAGTGGAACATGTTCCACTTTGACTTTGAATTATGAATATAAATCCAAATTTAGAAATGAGATTTGAACTCTTGTGGGTGTGTAAATATGGTCATAAAATTGATAGATTTGATGTTTAAATCACCGATTTCTGTCCCAAATGGACCTGAGATTGTCCTCATTTCACCGTCCATGTTCACGAACTGAGGGCGGcatcccaccaccaccacaaggTGTTAAATATTCTATCTTTTTATTCTGTTACTCTTGGCCATTTTTGTTCAGATTTCAGACAGTCACACATTCTCTCACGAGTTGGCCCGTCAGTCATTTTTATAAACTTGTTTGAGGTTGCTGGATGAACTGATGCTCACACAACGCGACCGCgcagattacacacacataatcatGTGACGGTTAGAGTCAACTTTAATGTCAGGGCAGGACGCATGGACAGCATCGCCACATGACCTCCAACTAATGAACACATGTAgttctgctgttgctgctctctAGTGGTGATTTAGCAAGTgatcaaaaaaagaagataacaaaaaaagaagggggCTTATTATAGAAGAAATGTTTGTAGTCTTACATAAAGCCTGAATAATAGTGCTGCCAATTATTTAGCTGCATGTTCGGTAATATGTTGGAGGAAAACAATAcgtttaaactgtttttttacatcaacaatGAATCAACTTTAAATAGAATGCAaaattgtatgttttttctATAATGAAATCTACAAAATTGAACAAAATTCAAAATATCTGCCTGCTGggtctgcaaaaaaaacaacataacaaaaaccCCCAGTAAGTTTAAGATTTATTCTCCAAAGGTGAAATCATAGGCATGAATAACAACCAGacgtctttgtctgtgtgttgtttcaacatttttacacagcTAAATGAAACGTACTCGCCCTTAAAGACGCAGAACACACTGCAAAAATGCCACATACTGTGATTTCACTGCGATCAGAGCATCTAAATGAGCCGACCTGAAAGTAAAAATGCTGAGTAATACTATGTGCTCTCCTGATATGATAAAATATCCAAAAACGAATGATGTCAACAATCAGTGTGGACCAACATATAACTGAGCTTTCACTGTAAATTAGGATGACATTTCATCTGGTACACGTTTGCCCTTTcgcgctctttttttttttgcttttgaacACGAAATGACCGTCTGTAATGACAACGTGTTCTTTCTTCTTATCTGTCAAAGAAATTAAACGGACTCCAGGATTATGACCTCTTGGATGAGAGATGAGACAGTTTAAGTCCACCGCATGTTTCAGCATGTAAAGCACACTGAGCCGCACAGAAAGTAGTTTGATTGATGTTGGTCTTTTAGAGGTCAGAGATTTAATTAATAGTGATTTAAAAGCGGTTTACAGGGCTTACATCTAGCCCGGCCTCCTTCAGTCTCACAAATGGCAAACACTTTGTATTAACTTACCCAGTAGTCTGTTTGTGGTTGTATTTCCATGGTGCCCGTAGCattattttgtacaattttgGCACAAAACATCAACCTGAGCATGTAAGTGTATTCTACACCtttgaatatgtaaaaaaataatctcaacTCACATGTCCATATCCAAGTTTGGCAGAGATTTCAGTCTCATCACATGGTCGGTGAATGGAAGTGGCctcaaaagaagaaaacaagaacagaagTGAGAATAAAAGGCAGTGAagatgatatttaaaaacacaattaatgcTGTAAAATCTACAGTGAGGGGAAAGACTAatgagatttttcttttcaagaTACACTTCTTTGCCTCATCTCTGACTTGGATTATCACAACACTGTCAACAACATAATTACAGTCTGAATTTGACAGCGGCGTTGACGTcctttgctttctctctctcttttttttttttgtctttcagtgtCTGTAAGTCTATGAAGACGGGACCCTCCATCAGCAGCCATCTGGTTATGAAAAGCTTCTTCCTGTTAGCTGACAGGTGAGGAAGAAATAAAGCtatatttttctgttaaaagTACAGATCAATGTCACGTGCCACAACTCCAAGAGTTGTTTCAGGCTTTTTTGAAGTGATGCAGTTTCTATGGGTTCTCTGGGTGCTGGACACTCACTCTCAATGATGACGTGTCTGCCAACAGGGACCGAAGGAAAACAGATTGTAGCCCTTTTAGAAAagactcatttttaaaaaatctataCCTGCTAAAGTCTATTTTCGCTGCTTTATGTGGCTGCACACTGATGTTTTTATACTTGACCCCtcaccacaccaaagtccatagaaaaaataaacacattttagatAATGGCTCGCATGAGTTGTTAttccacagctgcctccatcagtaagttcaaatattacattttttgattttggtgtttgaaatcctttgtgtGGATTTACCAAACAAAGGATTAAACGACACTaatttaccaaacaaggcaggaGTAGACAGGCAGCCCCcgtgtccctgcaagctaaaaatgaccattttctctatggactttggtgaaacacatttttgttattaGAGATATAGactgtttgttgtatttgtgtgtccaCTTTCCCTGAGGTGACTTGAGCAAATATGGGTATCATCACTCTCTCACTGTTCACGCCTCTCACtcttactctcacacacatgcagggacGGCACCAGATGTTTGAGGGGATCGCCGTCCATCAGCACCTGTGCTGGGCACTTCTCTACTTGGTGGCAGCAGATGTGGCACTCGCAGCTGAAAGACTCCAGCCGTGTCCACAGTCCTGCCGCTGTAACACTGAGCTGCTTCAGGTGAACTGCTCTCATGGCCAACTCCGCACAACACCTGACAGTCTCTCACAAGATGCTAAAATACTAAACTTGACCCACAATAAGATTAAAACTCTGGGGCATCAACAGTTTCAGACGCTAACACAACTTTTACACTTGGATTTAAGTGACAACCTCCTGGCAGTAGTTGACCTGGAAGCCTTTCTCGGCTTGCAGAGTCTGCTCACGCTGCGTCTCGCCCGCAATCGCCTGAAGATTATTCCAGTGGGAGCATTTGCTGGTTTATCAAACCTGCAGTTCTTGGACATAAGCAGCAACGAGATTCTTGTTTTCCTGGATTTCGCTTTCCGTGACTTGGTGGCCCTGCGGTACATTAGCGCAGCAGACAACGACTTAGTTTTCATCTCTCGTCAAGCCTTCAGTGGACTAACAAGTCTGCAAGAGATGCACCTCGATGCCTGCAACCTCACCACGGTTCCAACAGAAGCGCTCACACCAATCCGTGTGCTGAGGAGCCTTCATTTTCACCGCCTGGGTCTCACCACCTTGCCAAACTATTCATTCCATCATCTAGTGCACCTCAAGGAGCTCGTCATTTCTCACTGTCCCTGGCTAGAGACGCTGTCAGGAAACAGCCTCTTTGGCTTAAATCTTACATCCCTCTCCATAAGACATGGTAACCTACATGCTATACCCTACATTCCTCTGCATCATCTCGTATATCTCTTATTCCTTGACCTTTCCTTTAATCCAATCACTTCCATTCAGGGGAACCTGCTGGGAGACTTGCTCCGGCTCCAGGAGCTCCATCTGGTCGGTGGTTCATTGCTACACATCGAGCTCGGAGCATTCAGGGGTTTAATGAATTTCAGATTGTTGAATGTATCCAGAAATCTTCTCACCACACTTGAGTCCGGCGTTTTTCAGTCTGTGGACACCCTAAAAACCCTGAGACTTGATAACAACCCACTGGCGTGCGACTGCCGTTTGCTGTGGGTGGTGAGAAGACACCTGTACCTGGACTTTGGCAAACACTCGCCTACTTGCACTACCTCCCTCCAGCTGGAGGACTGGACTTTTCTCGACTTTTCTGGCGGCGAGCTTCAGGGTTTGCTCACTTGTCGGCAGCCTCGGATTTTAAACCGCAATCCTCAAAGGGTGATCGTTGATCAGGGTCACACGGTGATGTTTTACTGCAATGCAGAAGGTGACCCTCTGCCCCGTTTGACCTGGCTGAACCCACAACTAAAGGCTTTATCACCGACTGGCAGAATACGGGCTCTCACAAACGGCTCATTGGAGGTTCGTTATGCTCAGCCTCAGGACAGTGGTACTTATCACTGTGTGGCATCTAATGCAGCAGGAAACGACAGCCTGCCTGTCAGCCTTCATGTCCGAGCCTTTCCATCATCTCATAAAAAACCCTTTCCTTTTCAAGGATGGTTTGAGCTTCCGTCGGCCTCTCCGGGTGTGAATGAAAATCAGAAACTTCCCTTTGATGTCAAGACATTACTAATAGCAGCAGCTATCGGTTTTCTTTCGTTTTTCAGCTCTGTGagcctttgttttattttcatgttcttCTGGAGTAAGAGCAAAGGGCAAATAAAGCACACGGCTACAATCGCATATGTGCCACGGAGCGCCGGGTCGAACAGTAACAGAGGAACAGGCAACTACATGGAGACCAGCAGGTTTACAATGAAACTTATATGAGTcgataaataacatttttggtaCAACTTGATATAAGAAAGTTTTGATAGCTGTATATTTTGCACTAACACCTGGAATATCACTGCAAGGATTAAAAGTGAATGGAACGTGAACTTGTGCACTGGAAAGGCTGACTATCTATACATTCATATAAATGTGGACATTTCTGTTGCAGTGTAAAAGACTACAAGTTGTGTTGCTTCAAATGTACTTCTCtcaattaaaactaaaatgcaAACTAACCAAAGGTAGTAGTAGATGAAAAATGtgtactgtataatatataagtaAAATACTTTTAACTTTCTTATTCAAATATTTCCATTGTTAATAATTACTGTATACATTGAAACACTTTAAGTACACTATAACAAGTCATAGACCAGTCAGATGAACTAATCTTGTGATTTAGGCTACAGCTGTTTTAAGGAAATAtacatatgcatgtatatattatCTGGAAACCTTATTTTATGTTCACTTGTTTacttacttttcatttttttgaaacattattCCAACATTGCACATATTATACTGACTGTACTTTACTGTACCAATAaattacttttatatatatatttgaacaaGCAGCATAcaataaagtgtttgtgtgttttttgaaatgtCACTTTGTATATGTTGGTGTGCTTATTTTGTGGTTCTCAgagtccaaacacacacacacacagagggagagtgtgtgtttttgaaaattataataacatgaacataaaGATGATTTATAACATTTGTCAAAACTACCACAAGCTGGTTAAGACAAGTAatgttgttgccatggcaatacATTTGCTCTCTGAGTGTCAGCATCACcagtttccatgacaacagatGAGATAGCGTAAATGGATTCATGTAAATAACACTAATACATGTAGCTTTAAGGCAGTAAATAACAGTTTGTTTGATCAAGTCACTctgaataaaaagtaaaatgagaACACGCAGTCAATAATATGTTAGTAAAGAGAAAATTATTTTGAATACAATTTTACCCCCGTACGCCGGAAGTACGTCACCTGCCCCGGAAGTGTTGGTTAGTTTATTGAAGGCAGCGGCTAGCATCGGATATCAGTAGATTTATATATAGTTAGATAACGTTATTACTGATtaaacacatgtgtgtgaattaaacactattcaatttaaatgtaacacgAAACCGAACATATAGTTGAGAAGATACAGGACGTATTGTCGGAGTAAATCTCCATAAAAGTTAGCACAACACGAGCTAACATTAGCGAGCTAACAAAGCGTAATTCAGCTTTGTTTGTATAGAAATCAAACATCATGAGTTTGGTGGTAGGTCGACAGCCTAGAAAGACTGCGGGAAACCGCATGTCCAAATTACTGGATGCTGAAGAAGAGGACGAGTTCTACAAGACCACTTACGGAGGCTTTAACGACGTGAGTGGATTGAGTGAATCGATTCACATAGAATAAGCTAACGCGGTAGCCTATGGTAGCTACACCGAACAGCAGTAATAACATTGAATCACTTAAATACGTTTCgttgatatttatatatatttagcaAATTTTTTCAACGCATACATGATCGTATCAGGTAATAGCCGTCTAAATCTAGTTTATCTAGTGTTAGTATTACTTAATTTTCTGTGGGGTATGTTAAACATTGAAAACAAACTGTACCAACGCACTGGACCTGATAAACAGTATACAGTTAAAATAACGTCTTTATCAATAGAATTATTGTACTTTACcttgtgtactgtgtgtatataatagAGTCCATCCGTCtattactgctttatcctccacctgagggtgGGGTGGGGAGTCAGGTGggctggacaggtcaccagtcaatCACAGAgccatatagagacaaacaaccatcctcacacactgacacctaCGGTCAAGTTAAtatgcctaatccccaaatgtgCATGTTCTTGGGTAGTCCCAGGCTTTTGTTTACTTGACTAATCAAGTAGGCACAG from Solea senegalensis isolate Sse05_10M linkage group LG20, IFAPA_SoseM_1, whole genome shotgun sequence includes the following:
- the LOC122786785 gene encoding leucine-rich repeat and immunoglobulin-like domain-containing nogo receptor-interacting protein 1 isoform X2, with the protein product MFEGIAVHQHLCWALLYLVAADVALAAERLQPCPQSCRCNTELLQVNCSHGQLRTTPDSLSQDAKILNLTHNKIKTLGHQQFQTLTQLLHLDLSDNLLAVVDLEAFLGLQSLLTLRLARNRLKIIPVGAFAGLSNLQFLDISSNEILVFLDFAFRDLVALRYISAADNDLVFISRQAFSGLTSLQEMHLDACNLTTVPTEALTPIRVLRSLHFHRLGLTTLPNYSFHHLVHLKELVISHCPWLETLSGNSLFGLNLTSLSIRHGNLHAIPYIPLHHLVYLLFLDLSFNPITSIQGNLLGDLLRLQELHLVGGSLLHIELGAFRGLMNFRLLNVSRNLLTTLESGVFQSVDTLKTLRLDNNPLACDCRLLWVVRRHLYLDFGKHSPTCTTSLQLEDWTFLDFSGGELQGLLTCRQPRILNRNPQRVIVDQGHTVMFYCNAEGDPLPRLTWLNPQLKALSPTGRIRALTNGSLEVRYAQPQDSGTYHCVASNAAGNDSLPVSLHVRAFPSSHKKPFPFQGWFELPSASPGVNENQKLPFDVKTLLIAAAIGFLSFFSSVSLCFIFMFFWSKSKGQIKHTATIAYVPRSAGSNSNRGTGNYMETSRFTMKLI
- the LOC122786785 gene encoding leucine-rich repeat and immunoglobulin-like domain-containing nogo receptor-interacting protein 1 isoform X1; this translates as MGIITLSLFTPLTLTLTHMQGRHQMFEGIAVHQHLCWALLYLVAADVALAAERLQPCPQSCRCNTELLQVNCSHGQLRTTPDSLSQDAKILNLTHNKIKTLGHQQFQTLTQLLHLDLSDNLLAVVDLEAFLGLQSLLTLRLARNRLKIIPVGAFAGLSNLQFLDISSNEILVFLDFAFRDLVALRYISAADNDLVFISRQAFSGLTSLQEMHLDACNLTTVPTEALTPIRVLRSLHFHRLGLTTLPNYSFHHLVHLKELVISHCPWLETLSGNSLFGLNLTSLSIRHGNLHAIPYIPLHHLVYLLFLDLSFNPITSIQGNLLGDLLRLQELHLVGGSLLHIELGAFRGLMNFRLLNVSRNLLTTLESGVFQSVDTLKTLRLDNNPLACDCRLLWVVRRHLYLDFGKHSPTCTTSLQLEDWTFLDFSGGELQGLLTCRQPRILNRNPQRVIVDQGHTVMFYCNAEGDPLPRLTWLNPQLKALSPTGRIRALTNGSLEVRYAQPQDSGTYHCVASNAAGNDSLPVSLHVRAFPSSHKKPFPFQGWFELPSASPGVNENQKLPFDVKTLLIAAAIGFLSFFSSVSLCFIFMFFWSKSKGQIKHTATIAYVPRSAGSNSNRGTGNYMETSRFTMKLI